From Toxorhynchites rutilus septentrionalis strain SRP chromosome 2, ASM2978413v1, whole genome shotgun sequence, a single genomic window includes:
- the LOC129768809 gene encoding putative protein tag-52 has protein sequence MQHNMENKTDYLNQKMLKPLMPEDMRSELIAALKTQNVQHNRSTSVRNFKKYASSYGPATSNEADKRAQLRLQAIQEIRTSEVSYLKQLDLLIKHFVTPLKSNGLMQEREHNNIFGQLETIYNLSQELLKKLDDDLDNVVRAFMNLGPFFKLYSVYAFDYRNSLCTLQTLMQKNSALSKFITNTESHPEVQMKLISLLITPIQRIPRYRLLLQQVLLYTSPSDASYKQLQQSIRLVEQSVSHINSVVEDYENTQRLIVVQNCLTNKSLKIVKPGRKILKEGVLKKVKTDGTTSKKYCILMSDMFIYCRMLKDQDHIFMDNGLECCCIFPLKKCKVMELFRGNFKIACSGDGTIFSADTVEQSQSWLQAVREAVELHVQCRKTLRKLSSNRKPMRKKHIQRLEAEDDHLWLLRRKMASPAKSPKRRSLLWPFHNLDCLKANHSFQDESIVGKTHYESSGLLNGRALQQNEPLPNRINDSLVITPSNGSGTSGKKHVHFQLPASYYKR, from the exons ATGCAACATAACATGGAAAACAAAACGGATTATTTAAACCAAAAAATGCTGAAACCGTTGATGCCAGAAGATATGAGAAGTGAACTCATAGCAGCTTTGAAAACGCAAAACGTTCAACATAATCGATCAACATCTGTTAGaa ATTTCAAGAAGTACGCAAGCAGTTATGGCCCGGCTACTTCAAACGAAGCAGACAAACGTGCCCAGCTCAGATTGCAAGCAATTCAGGAAATTCGAACTTCGGAAGTATCTTATCTCAAACAGTTGGATTTACTTATTAAGCATTTCGTGACGCCTCTCAAATCGAATGGACTTATGCAGGAGCGAGAACACAACAACATCTTTGGCCAACTCGAGACGATATACAACTTAAGTCAGGAACTCTTGAAAAAATTGGACGATGATCTGGACAATGTTGTGCGAGCTTTCATGAACCTCGgaccttttttcaaactttattCGGTATACGCTTTCGATTACCGAAACTCACTGTGTACACTGCAGACACTCATGCAAAAAAATTCTGCTCTGAGCAAGTTTATCACAAACACTGAATCTCATCCTGAGGTGCAAATGAAGCTGATCTCGTTGTTGATAACACCTATCCAGCGTATCCCACGCTATAGGCTGCTACTCCAGCAGGTACTGCTTTACACGAGTCCCTCGGATGCGTCCTACAAGCAGCTGCAGCAATCAATTCGTCTTGTCGAGCAGTCCGTTTCGCATATCAACTCCGTTGTCGAAGACTACGAAAACACGCAGAGGTTGATTGTGGTTCAAAACTGCCTCACAAACAAATCGTTGAAAATCGTGAAACCGGGGAGGAAAATCTTGAAGGAGGGCGTTCTGAAGAAGGTTAAAACTGATGGAACCACTTCCAAAAAGTATTGTATTCTCATGTCCGATATGTTTATCTACTGTCGGATGCTGAAGGATCAAGATCATATATTTATGGATAATGGACTTGAGTGTTGTTGTATCTTTCCCCTCAAGAAGTGCAAAGTCATGGAGTTGTTTAGGGGAAACTTCAAAATAGCTTGCAGTGGGGATGGGACTATCTTCAGTGCAGACACCGTGGAGCAAAGCCAGAGTTGGTTGCAAGCGGTTCGCGAGGCAGTGGAACTGCACGTTCAATGCAGGAAAACTCTCCGGAAACTTTCTAGTAACAGGAAACCAATGCG caaaaaacacattcagcggtTGGAGGCTGAGGATGATCATCTCTGGTTGCTCCGACGCAAAATGGCAAGCCCTGCTAAATCGCCGAAGCGACGCAGCTTGTTGTGGCCATTCCACAATTTGGATTGTTTGAAAGCGAATCATTCCTTCCAAGATGAATCGATTGTAGGCAAAACGCACTACGAATCATCCGGTCTTCTCAATGGAAGAGCGTTACAACAAAATGAACCATTACCAAACAGAATAAATGATTCTCTCGTTATTACTCCATCGAACGGTAGTGGGACAAGTGGAAAAAAACACGTGCATTTTCAGTTGCCCGCCTCGTACTATAAACGTTAA